One Arachis hypogaea cultivar Tifrunner chromosome 2, arahy.Tifrunner.gnm2.J5K5, whole genome shotgun sequence genomic window, taagattagagtatttaaatcaaaataaagtcTTAAAAATTGAATATAGAATTTTAAAGttaagatagatgaataataagataataatttataaaaacgaTAAGAAACTTGAAAAATGGCGTAgtacacaattcaatcgattgggtaacacaaccaatcgattaAATTGGGCAAATCTATATTGCTTTTGCTTTGATgacttcaatcgattgaattgtgagacctcaaGTTGCTTTGgagcattcaatcgattgagtagtATAAGAaatcgattgaattttaaaaaacaattcaatcgattgagtaatatgaccaatcgaatAATTTTTGCGAAAACCATGCTCCAttgcaattttcaatcgattgttttgtgataacctgtagtccaatcgattgagtAATGGAAAACCTGAAATTTAATCGATTGGTttgataatccaatcgattgattttcaaaTAAACACGATTTCACAGTCTTGACGAACGTCACGgatcaaatataaacttttaatcgattggaatagccaaaaagtttattacgatcaatgaaaggtgttattattttttattttgattgttaataaacataatagatgaatgataaaataataatttataaaataaaaaatagtttttataattaaataagatatacaggcttaatttgtaattaaaattagaaaagaactatttagggtgtgtttggcaaacacGTTGAGGAGAAGAAAAATACGTTtgagcttcttgaaagtttcactttTATGTTTGGCCATTTTTATCTTCCTAAACGCAGAATTGATTCTGCTTCTGAACGCACGTTCAGGAGAAGTTAAAATTTGTAACATCTACGTTTCACGTTCATGGTTGCTTATTATCTTTGAAAAATTAGgtgaaaattttatttcttttttaccaaccctacccttcattttcttctataaaaaggatACCGGTAACTATTACCTTCACAGTAATTCTTTGCAATTCTTCCTACTTCTTCATAGTTCTtcgttctatttttttattaaaatagttcaGATTTATTTTAGTCACCagtaaattgaatattttaattttttttattatttttaatactcattttcatattttaatttttatattttttattgtattttttagttgtattttttatttaataataaatatttgtatattatttgtgtaatattctaatttttcatgttatatttttatgagtttttttttatcatttattatattattttttatatgtatattttttatgaactttttttttttatttttgtttggctttgttcatatgattttttatttattttgttgtatttcttttattcatatgacaaatGGTGTTAActtttttaggatatttttattatttttttgttcatatgaattctttttatatttatgatgtgtatgaaatttttttatatttttatttgattttattcacacgaattttatttacttattattgtatttttttgttcttatgatatatgttgttgattttacgaaatttttattatttcttatctgtgtgattttttttctattctttgatggactctattttgttttgtattaattttttttattttttattccgactttgtaattgtaattattatatactacgtttattattaaaattttgtataatataaattatgattctataaaaaaaagacaaaataaataaaaaattaattataagtaacaataaagctataaatgataaaaatttatagtccaaaataatactaaattaaggAGTACTAAcagtactaaaaaaatatagaatattttctttttgtttgtaattataaaatttatagtactctctttttatatttttaattttttattgtatttatttatttatatagtaaatattttttatattatttttgttagtattcttattttgcatatatacaaaaattatttaaattaatgtctctttcataataattttttatctaaaagtgattatgagtagtataatccaaatatttattttactataatcaattttaatataaagattgccaaacataaattacGTTAACCCAAACTTACTTTACAttgaaatcaattttacaaaattaattttatacaaactcttatttataaattgtaatccaaacacataatcgttattaaaaaaatttaaaaaatatattttattatatgacTATTTAATGGTGCAAACTTCTACGACCATCGAATCCAGCCGTGCACAACTATATAACTTGAAAAGTGACTTCAAAGATAAGACAATGGACTTAAACAATTCTTTTCCTATCTTGTTAGTTTGGCACAGAACTCAGTTGATTGGAGAATACACAGAGagagtgtgtgagagagagagaatcataAGCCATGGCCGCGTTGATGATGGTTGGTGCCACTGCTACAGTTACTCCCTGGGCGAAGGTGGTTGCTCCACCCATCATTCTCCATCACCATCGAAGAATCACCGCCACCTTCTTCCTCCGAAGAGCTTTCTCACTCAAagcttcttctctctctcatcaacACCAAGAACCTTCACCCGTTCGCGTTCGTTTCGCGCCTTCTCCTACCGGTAACCTCCACGTCGGCGGCGCCAGAACTGCACTCTTCAATTACTTGTTCGCAAGGtccctttttcttatctttttctggattaatttttctttttaatttttattttttaagtttatcgTCTTCTATTGGTTTTTGGGTTTGGTTAGGTTTCTTTTGTTCCTATCCAGCATTTCGTAATATTTAATCTATATCCACTTCGATATCTGCATATTTTAATGGTGAAAGAAGTTAGAAGTTAGAAATGTGACATCAATATACCAAAGCTGAAAATTGTTTCAGGATTTTTTTAATCTTGAAAGAagttagaaatgtgaatttatattAGGTTCAATTGTCAGTGTGTCTCAAAACTATCAAACAAAGTTTAAGTCACATTGCTACCTTAAGCTCAGGAAAAAAGAGGGGGTGGGATAACCCACTCCAAATTTCTGGTGCAAATGTGGAAAAATCGTTTAAGGAGTTTTTTGTTTGTAGTAATTGTTTTGAACTTCTCCTCTTCTTAATGCAATTCTTTTTCAGTATAAAAAAGGTAGTTGTGTTTTGGACGTTTTGATTGGATTTGACTTGAAACTTGCTATAATTTTTCTGATGTTTTGTACTTTTATGAATTGCAATTTCAGGTCCAAAGGTGGGACATttgtgttgagaattgaggatACTGACTTGGAGAGGTCTACCAAGGAATCTGAGGAAGCCCTTCTTCGGGATCTTTCATGGCTTGGCCTTGGATGGGATGAAGGTATTTTATGCTgcctttcattttttgttttgtcGTCTGaaaatttctatttttcattttaatttgcaATTCGATAAGATTTGTTCATGATtaatttctatgattgtaatgTGGTGGACTTGTCAGGCCCTGGTGTTGGTGGGGATTATGGTCCATATAGGCAATCCGAGAGGAACTCTTTGTACAAACAATATGCTGAGAAACTCCTCGAATCTGGCCAGGTTTATCGATGCTTTTGTTCTAATGAGGTATTTATCCCCCAAGCTCTAGATGACCCGTACTTGACATAGCTCAGGGAAATGTGATGTACACTTTCCTGCCCTTGTTCATTAAGTGAGGACTTGGCCATATGCTTTAAAATGTTTGTTATGTGAAATTTTCCTTTCAATGGGCATTTTCTGTCTCTACAATAAGAAACAGGACTTCTTGAATTGTGAAATTAGATAGTTGTGTTATTACTTcggttcaaattcaaaatatggTTCATGGGGTGGGGAAGGTTCAAATGCATTTGTGCTTCTTCCCATGTTAAGTGACTTGATTGATTGTTGAAAGAAGAGTTGGTGGGAATTAAATGGCTTTGGTGTTATTGATTGACTTCATGTCATTCTTCTGCCGTATTCTCACAAGCCATAAGTTGTTTTGTTTCCATGATCATGATCTTTAGTTCACCTTTGAAAATTGCATTGACGAGGGTCTCATAGTTTTTGGGGATATATACCATTTAGAAAGAAATACAAATACTAGATTATGAGGCTGCACCATTGGAGTTTGCTCATCATTTACTCTActaattttgaagaattcatGTCTTCGATTGAAATTGTTTTAAGGTTAGTTCTTGACCCATATTTATTTTGACAGGAACTAGAGAAAATGAAGGAGGTTGCCAAATTAAAGCAACTGCCTCCAGTGTACACAGGTAAATGGGCCAATGCAACAAATGAGGAAGTAGAAGAAGAGCTGACAAAGGGAACTCCTTATACATATCGGTTTCGTGTCCCCAaaggaaatttaaaaattaatgacataATACGTGGCGAAGTGAGTTCTTACTGCCATTTCTAgattttactttatttaatttaatggTATGATGGATGATTTCCTACCCCATGTGATAAAGATAACGTACTTCACAGGCATCTTTAGTATATGCATTGTAAACTTGGTCTCCAGAAGTCAACCGATATCTTGAAAGTATTTTCATCTCAGAAACAACTATTAATGATCCCTTTAGAAACAGCAGAATGATACACCTTCATGAAATTAAAACCTTATTCTGTTAATAAACATTTGAAAATTTGTCAGTCAGTAATGAAACAATGTAAAGTGAACAATATTTCTTTTAAATAACATAGACTTCCTATTAACTTCTTTTGGTAGTGTCTTGAAGGTTAGTTGGAGCTTGGATACGCTTGGAGATTTTGTGATAATGAGGAGTAATGGTCAGCCTGTTTACAACTTTTGTGTAACAGTGGATGATGCTACCATGGCTATTTCCCATGTTATAAGGTAGTGATTATAATTTCATAGTCAGTATTCTTGAATATTATTCACTAATTCTGTTTATTTGCAACTCAGAGCAGAGGAGCATTTACCAAACACTCTAAGGCAGGCATTAATATATAAGGTAAAagtatatactatatatacatattttgTTCTAGCATTATTCTTTCCCTTAAAAAAATTTCACTGAGTCGAACCAAAAGTGAAAATCTGAGTTCAATTGAGAACATATCGTTAGTGTAAGTTGGTATTTATTTTGGGAATGAGCTGACATAGATTATGTTGAAGAAATGGAGTTATGTTGGAATTGTGAAATTTGATGTTCTGAGGGAATAGATAGACCAAGCCAGTGAGGAAATTTTGGAGCTTGGAAAATTGGAATATTTGGAAAGCAAACAGTGATCTAGGGTATAACAGACTGCTTTTAGTCAGATAACATCATTTAATGATGGTGCCAATGGTGGCAAAACTGGTTATGTGATAAAGGTAAATATGCCTTGATCCACAATCAAGGTTTTGATCCTCCTTTTTTTCCTCCCTTGTTTATAAATGCTTGATCCATGATACATGATAGACATGATAGGGCTAAATGACGTTGTTTGGTTCATGTAGCTAACCCCACCTAGTGGGATAAGactttgttgttttgttgtttaatGAAATAAACGAGCACACTGTATCTGGTTCTCTGCCTTAGAACCAGCAATGAGAGAATTTATGATTGATGTCAATTTTCTGAAACCCTAGAGAGAATGTTCACCACTCCGAGGAAGATAGATATCAACACATGGAGAACCCGTCcctccccccaaaaaaaaaaccgATATCGCTTACTAATCCCCTTGTTGCTTTACAGACATTACTTGTTCTAGTTAACTGATTTTCTTGTCACCGTTCATGAATGTGTTTGCAGGCTTTAGGTTTTCCCATGCCTTATTTTGCACATGTTTCCTTGATTTTGGCTCCTGATCGGAGTAAATTATCAAAACGACATGGTGCAACATCAGTGGGTCAGGTGAGATTGATTCTTCTTCATTTACACAATGTATTTgtcatagaagttatgatttGCGATCTCACTtgatccccccccccccctttctctctcttctattaaTATCATGTTTCACCCCAATATGTACTAGTAAAGCTAGTAAAGCTTCTCTTACATGGATAATTAGTCCAAACTCTAATACCTGCTGTCTCACAGTTCAGGGAGATGGGATACCTACCTGAAGCAATGGTGAATTACCTTGCATTATTAGGCTGGGGTGATGGAACTGAAAATGAGTTTTTCACCCTTAATCAACTCGGTTAGtggttttttgtttttaattccacTATTGTAGTACTGTAAAGACAGTATGCTATTGAGAGTTGAGACTGATTGCTTACCAAACAGGAATTTatttgaacatgtctttacggatatcttttttttttttgtctaacaGTTGAAAAATTCACTATTGAACGTGTTAACAAAAGTggtgctgtttttgattccacgAAGTTAAGGTAACTTTTGTTTTGATTTGCTTTGTATTTTGAGATGAGATGAAAACTTACGGTTGCTAATTTTATGTTCTGAATGTCAAGTTCCTGTTTTCTTACTCAAAGGATATACATGGTGTTTTATATGCATATAGTTGTTGAATGCATTATTAGTTAGtgttgactaaatcaaatcaaaatcagatttCTAATTTATTTCATGAATCTTTTCtgtaaatagaattaattataatatctttTCCGGTTTTAGTTTAGCTTATTTTTAGGGACTTTATGATTAgaaatcttttcttattttaggctagtattttttccattttctagttatttttatttctgtaatTCCTCTATAAAGAGATGATTTCCTGTACATTTGAATATACATAATATTCAGACACTTcaagttggtatcagagcagaATCTCTGCACTGTGCCTCTGATTTATAGACATGGCTGACAGTTCGTCAGTCATTAATCATGAACAAAAGGAGAACACCACTCTTACTCCGTCAGATTTAAAATCTGAGCAATGGGTACTAGTTAGTGGTGACTCCCATTCAGTTCAGATCACCACATTTCGACTCAATGGGTCAAACTACCTTAGGTGGTCTCAATCAGTTCAGATGGACATTCGTGGAAGAGGAAAGATTGGATATCTCACCGGTGAGCGAAGCCAGCCTAACGTCACTGACACACAATATAATGTGTGGGATACCGAAAATTCCATGGTGATGACATGGCTGGTGAACTCAATGGAGGAGGATATCAGTAGTAACTATATGTACTATACCACTGCCAAACAATTGTGGGATAGTGTCAAGGAGATGTACTCTGATCTTGGGAATAAATCTCAAATTTATGAACTTACTCTAAAAGCTAGAGAAATTCAACAAGGGAGTGACAATGTCACCAAATATTTTCACACATTAAAGCGGGTGTGGCAGGACCTTGACCACTTCAATAACTACAAGTGGATTTCAGCCGCTGATGCCAAACACCACCAACAAACAGTGGAAGAAGGgagaatattttaatttcttgcaggCCTCAATGTGGAGCTAGATGAAGTTCGTGGCAGAATTATTGGAAGAGCAATCCTACCCTCAATTGGAGAAGTTTTTGCGGAGGTTAGAAGAGAGGAAACTCGTAGAGCTGTGATGATGGGGAAAGGCAAGACTGAACAGACTTTTTTGGAGTCTACTGCACTCTTAGTGGCACCTGCTGCACTTAAAAGTTCATCAAATCAGAAGCATCCCTCCAATCTTTGGTGTGACCACTGCAATAAACCTCGTCACACCCGAGAAACCTGCTGGAAGATTCATGGAAAACCAGCACATCTTAAAGGCAGTAAACCTGGTCCCAAAATACGTTCTACGCCAACTGCTCATGAGGTTGAAAAATCATCCTTGAGTAAGGAACAGGTTGAGCAGTTCATAAGGCTGTTAAATTCCAGTTCTGTATCTAGTACTCCTAGTGGTTCTTTGGCTCAAACAGGTAATTTTAGTATTTCTATGTCCCTTAAATGCATCTCAAACTTGAATGCACCATGGATTGTCGATTCAGGTGCATCTGACCATATGACCAGCCTCTCTCCTTTATTTAAAACTTATTCTCCTTCTTTTGAAAATGAGAAAATTAGAGTTGCTGATGGTAGTTTTTCATCCGTTGCTGGAAAAGGTACAATTAAATTGTCCAAAAACATTGACCTAAGAAATGTCCtacatgtaccaaatttttcttgTAATCTTCTCTCTATTAGTAAAATCTGCAAGGATTCCAATTGTGCTGTTACATTCTTTGACACTCATGGTATTTTTCAGGACCGGACCTCGGGGAAGATGATTGGCAGTGCTAAGATGATGGACGGATTCTATCATTTTGAGGATATTTCGGAAGATAAAGTAGCTCAAGGATTTAGTGGTATAAGTTCTATGCCTATAAATGACCAAATAATGCTCTGGCACAATAGATTAGGACACCCTAATTTTCCATATCTCAAACATTTGTTTCCAAGTTTGTTTAAGAATATTGATTATTCCATATCTCAAACATTTGTTTCCAAGTTTGTTTAAGAATATTGATTATTCCTTACTTAAATGTGAAAGTTTGTTTAAGAATATTGATTATTCCTTACTTAAATGTGAAAGTTGTATTCGTGCAAAGAGCCAGAGTTTTTTATTACTCTCAACCTTATCATGCATCTAAACCTTTCCAGTTGATTCATAGTGATGTATGGGGTCCATcgaaaataacaactcaatttgGAAAGAAATGGTTTGTGACTTTTATCGATGACCACACACGACTATGTTGGATCTATCTCATGCATGAAAAATCTGaggtttctaaaattttttagtatttttcaaaaatagtagaAACTCAATTTGACACAAAAATTTCAATATTATTTCAATATTAAGAAGTGATAATGGTACTGAATTCTTTAACAAAAATCTTGGTGAATTTCTTCAAAAAAAAGGTATTCAACATTAATCTACATGTCCCAATACACCCTAACAAAATGGCATTGCTGAAAGGAAGAATAAACATCTCTTGAAGTAGCACGTGCCATTATGTTTGAGGGTAATATTCCA contains:
- the LOC140178032 gene encoding uncharacterized protein — protein: MMGKGKTEQTFLESTALLVAPAALKSSSNQKHPSNLWCDHCNKPRHTRETCWKIHGKPAHLKGSKPGPKIRSTPTAHEVEKSSLSKEQVEQFIRLLNSSSVSSTPSGSLAQTGPDLGEDDWQC
- the LOC112731864 gene encoding glutamate--tRNA ligase, chloroplastic/mitochondrial: MAALMMVGATATVTPWAKVVAPPIILHHHRRITATFFLRRAFSLKASSLSHQHQEPSPVRVRFAPSPTGNLHVGGARTALFNYLFARSKGGTFVLRIEDTDLERSTKESEEALLRDLSWLGLGWDEGPGVGGDYGPYRQSERNSLYKQYAEKLLESGQVYRCFCSNEELEKMKEVAKLKQLPPVYTGKWANATNEEVEEELTKGTPYTYRFRVPKGNLKINDIIRGEVSWSLDTLGDFVIMRSNGQPVYNFCVTVDDATMAISHVIRAEEHLPNTLRQALIYKALGFPMPYFAHVSLILAPDRSKLSKRHGATSVGQFREMGYLPEAMVNYLALLGWGDGTENEFFTLNQLVEKFTIERVNKSGAVFDSTKLRWMNGQHLRARPLQEVAQLIGDHWKASGLLTVSTGPFVDEAIELLKDGIDLIPDADTALSNLLSYPIHSTLQSHEAESVIQDDLSNFFVSLLAAYDNGELVAALEEGHDGWKKWVKAFGKSLKRKGKSLFMPLRLLLTGKLHGPDMGASVVLLYKAGTTSIVAPEAGFVTLDERFKILRQIDWETLSKDHPVKETAGSVSN